From Virgibacillus ihumii, the proteins below share one genomic window:
- a CDS encoding 2-keto-4-pentenoate hydratase: MVTENKSKIESHAKHLASAWENGEGVQPLTAVDPDLTIDEAYYVQLQTIQESVEGGRKITGKKIGLTSKAMQDMLGVGEPDYGHLTDDMKVSNRGEIPANKVLQPKVEGELAFILKDDLVGPDVTSLDVLQATDVVVPALEIVDSRIKDWKITLPDTIADNASSGLYLLGDNPKKVTDIDLKQIGMAVYKNDQLQNTGVGAAALGDPAKCVAWLANKLAKYDITLKAGEVILSGALSAAIEAEPGDHFYAKFAELGEVSVTFTE; encoded by the coding sequence ATGGTAACAGAAAATAAATCGAAAATTGAAAGTCATGCCAAACATCTGGCAAGTGCCTGGGAGAATGGGGAAGGGGTTCAACCGCTGACTGCGGTGGATCCTGACCTTACCATTGATGAGGCATATTATGTTCAATTGCAGACAATCCAGGAAAGTGTTGAAGGCGGAAGGAAAATCACCGGAAAGAAAATTGGCCTGACATCAAAAGCGATGCAGGACATGTTGGGTGTCGGCGAACCGGATTACGGACATTTAACTGATGATATGAAAGTTTCCAACAGGGGAGAAATTCCAGCCAATAAAGTTCTGCAGCCTAAAGTGGAAGGCGAACTTGCTTTTATTTTAAAAGATGATCTGGTCGGACCGGATGTTACGTCACTTGATGTGCTGCAGGCAACTGATGTGGTAGTTCCGGCACTTGAGATTGTCGACAGCAGAATCAAAGACTGGAAGATTACCCTGCCGGATACGATAGCCGATAATGCTTCATCAGGTCTGTATTTACTGGGAGATAATCCGAAAAAAGTGACCGATATTGATTTGAAGCAAATCGGCATGGCCGTTTATAAAAACGATCAATTGCAAAACACTGGTGTCGGTGCTGCGGCATTGGGCGATCCAGCGAAATGTGTGGCCTGGCTTGCAAATAAACTAGCCAAATACGATATTACGCTTAAAGCAGGAGAAGTTATTTTGTCAGGTGCTCTATCAGCAGCAATCGAGGCAGAGCCCGGCGATCATTTTTATGCGAAATTTGCTGAACTGGGTGAAGTAAGCGTAACGTTTACTGAATAG